Proteins from one Chroococcidiopsis sp. CCMEE 29 genomic window:
- the glf gene encoding UDP-galactopyranose mutase yields the protein MFDYLIVGAGFAGSVLAERLATQAGKKILIVDTRSHIGGNAYDHYNEEGILVHRYGPHIFHTNSREVFEYLSQFTQWRSYEHRVLASVDGQLVPIPINLDTVNRLYGLKLTSFELEEFFASVAEPKDYIRTSEDVVVSKVGRELYEKFFRGYTRKQWDIDPSELDKSVTARVPTRTNRDDRYFTDTYQAMPLYGYTRMFEKMLSQPNIKIMLNTDYREIIEVIPYREMIYTGPVDQFFDYRYGKLPYRSLEFKHETINTPVHQPVAVVNYPNQHLYTRVTEFKYLTGQEHPKTSIVYEYPRESGDPYYPVPRPENAELYKKYKELANATTGVHFVGRLATYKYYNMDQVVAQALTLYTNLAARSSWNIEENEHALAATAS from the coding sequence ATGTTCGATTACCTAATAGTGGGAGCAGGGTTTGCTGGAAGTGTCTTAGCAGAGCGACTAGCAACACAAGCTGGCAAGAAGATCCTGATAGTTGACACGCGATCGCACATCGGCGGCAACGCCTACGATCACTACAACGAGGAAGGCATCCTTGTCCACAGATACGGTCCACATATCTTTCACACCAACTCCCGCGAAGTCTTCGAGTACCTATCACAATTCACTCAGTGGCGCTCCTACGAACACCGGGTACTTGCCAGTGTAGACGGACAACTGGTGCCGATCCCGATTAACCTCGACACCGTTAATCGACTGTACGGATTGAAGCTCACCTCATTTGAGCTAGAAGAATTTTTTGCCTCAGTAGCGGAGCCCAAAGACTACATCCGCACCTCAGAGGATGTAGTAGTCAGCAAAGTCGGCAGAGAACTGTACGAAAAGTTCTTCCGTGGGTACACCCGCAAGCAATGGGACATCGATCCATCAGAATTAGACAAGTCAGTCACAGCTCGGGTGCCAACGCGAACCAACCGGGATGACCGTTATTTCACCGATACCTATCAGGCAATGCCACTGTACGGCTATACTCGCATGTTCGAGAAGATGCTGTCGCAGCCGAACATCAAGATCATGCTCAACACCGATTATCGGGAAATCATCGAGGTGATTCCCTACCGGGAGATGATTTACACCGGTCCAGTCGATCAGTTCTTCGACTACCGCTACGGCAAGCTACCTTACCGTTCGCTGGAGTTTAAGCACGAGACGATTAACACACCGGTGCATCAACCAGTGGCAGTAGTCAACTATCCTAACCAGCATCTATACACCCGGGTGACGGAGTTCAAATACCTGACTGGGCAGGAGCATCCAAAAACGAGCATTGTCTACGAGTACCCACGGGAGTCAGGAGATCCTTACTACCCGGTACCGCGTCCAGAAAATGCGGAACTCTACAAGAAATATAAGGAGCTAGCTAATGCAACGACTGGGGTGCATTTTGTCGGGCGGCTGGCAACTTACAAGTATTACAACATGGATCAGGTTGTGGCTCAGGCATTGACGCTATACACTAATCTCGCAGCCCGTAGTAGTTGGAACATAGAGGAGAATGAACATGCTCTCGCAGCCACCGCATCTTGA
- a CDS encoding sodium:proton antiporter, which produces MHVDIYILDLLVIGLLLLLVTLGSGWIARWPLSYAQIYLLVGIILGPYGFHLIQLRPNAEFLERLTEFVVIVSVFSCGLKMNRPLTLRAWNSTARLIGFLMPISIFAIAAVGHWLLGLGWGAAILLGAILAPTDPVLASDVQLTNIKDRDELRFALTSEGGLNDALAFPFVYFGLHLLEDSNWQNWFKQWVAVDLIWAIAAGIVMGILVPKAIVWIDQYLQKFRAMDELLEDFVALSTILLTYSLTEVVNGYGFIAVFVAGIVVQRSYHDPEKQHSQFEFTEQVEKLLEVGTILLLGSLLLIEPMVRFAGDALLVAGLLLFVIRPVGAWISTIGNGFPLEKRWLIGWFGIRGVGSLYYLSYALGERLQGEQGERLAWIIYITVVISVILHGISSTPLMNWYESKFRKRRKANTVTMPEES; this is translated from the coding sequence ATGCATGTAGATATTTATATTCTTGACCTGCTGGTTATTGGTCTCCTCTTGCTCCTGGTCACTTTAGGGTCAGGCTGGATTGCGCGATGGCCGCTTTCCTATGCCCAAATTTACTTACTTGTTGGGATCATTCTGGGTCCTTATGGTTTCCATCTGATTCAATTGCGACCTAACGCAGAGTTTCTGGAGCGGCTAACGGAATTTGTTGTGATTGTCTCTGTGTTTAGCTGCGGGCTCAAAATGAATCGCCCCCTAACTTTGCGTGCTTGGAATTCAACGGCACGGCTGATTGGTTTCCTGATGCCGATCTCCATCTTTGCGATTGCGGCAGTAGGTCATTGGCTGTTAGGGCTAGGTTGGGGAGCCGCCATTTTGCTGGGAGCAATTTTAGCACCAACCGATCCAGTATTAGCCTCAGATGTCCAGCTGACTAATATCAAAGATAGGGATGAGTTGCGATTTGCCTTAACCTCTGAAGGCGGGTTGAACGATGCGCTGGCCTTTCCGTTTGTCTATTTTGGGCTCCACTTGCTAGAGGATAGCAACTGGCAAAACTGGTTTAAACAATGGGTTGCTGTTGACTTAATCTGGGCGATCGCTGCTGGAATCGTCATGGGAATTCTAGTACCTAAGGCAATTGTTTGGATTGACCAGTACCTTCAGAAATTCCGTGCTATGGATGAGCTTTTGGAGGATTTCGTTGCCCTCAGTACTATTTTGCTGACCTATTCTTTAACAGAAGTTGTGAACGGTTATGGATTTATCGCCGTTTTTGTCGCCGGGATTGTGGTACAGCGTAGTTACCACGACCCAGAGAAGCAACATTCTCAGTTTGAATTCACGGAGCAAGTTGAAAAACTACTGGAGGTAGGAACCATTTTGCTACTAGGGTCTCTACTGCTAATTGAGCCGATGGTGCGATTTGCTGGTGACGCGCTTCTGGTAGCAGGATTATTGCTCTTTGTGATCCGACCTGTAGGAGCTTGGATCAGTACGATTGGCAATGGCTTTCCTCTGGAAAAGCGTTGGCTAATTGGCTGGTTTGGGATTCGAGGCGTCGGCTCCCTCTATTACCTTTCCTATGCCCTTGGAGAGCGCTTACAAGGGGAACAAGGTGAGCGGTTAGCTTGGATTATTTACATCACAGTTGTCATTTCCGTGATTCTGCATGGAATCAGTTCTACACCCTTAATGAACTGGTATGAAAGCAAATTTAGGAAACGCCGCAAGGCTAATACTGTAACCATGCCTGAGGAATCTTAA
- a CDS encoding family 1 glycosylhydrolase — MLSQPPHLELWAGVECTVNRVGDQYFDQLERNGHATRLDDLDLFAQLGVRTMRYPVLWERTAPDGLESANWSWTDERLGRMRELGIRPIIGLVHHGSGPRHTSLIDPAFAEGLASFAQAVAERYPWVENYTPVNEPLTTARFSGLYGHWYPHGRDDLTFMRALLTQCRATVLSMQAIRKVNPTAQLVQTEDLGKTFSTPLLAYQAELENQRRWLSFDLLCGHVNRDHPLWGYLLASGISETEFEVFLDHPCPPDVMGINHYVTSDRFLDERLEYYPSWAHGGNGRHKYADVEAVRARAEGLAEPQLLLKEAWERYGIPIAITEAHLGSTREEQLRWLKEKWDAAQNLQHEGVDLRAVTVWSLLGAYDWNTLVTALRGHYEPGVFDLRSPRPRPTALAGMVRDLAHGKIPAHPVLDSPGWWRRPERLTYGPVPWAGQAGGAGEELTPRPSLVRPILIAGATGTLGSAFARLCEFRGISYQLLTRKEMDIANPASVDTALTELQPWAVINAAGYVRVDDAEREVDACLRVNADGPAILAESCARQGVALLTFSSDLVFDGTSLSPYVESDTVAPLNVYGRSKAEAEERVLKACPSALVIRTSAFFGPWDNYNFLTIALRTLAAGHPFLAAEDATVSPTYVPDLVHTSLDLLIDGECGVWHLANPGAIAWADLACLVAQQAGLDATRVCPVPTHTLGLAAPRPSYSVLGSERGVLLPSLENAIARYFHECEFVDQ; from the coding sequence ATGCTCTCGCAGCCACCGCATCTTGAGCTATGGGCGGGAGTGGAATGCACGGTTAACCGCGTTGGGGATCAGTATTTTGACCAACTAGAGCGAAATGGTCATGCAACACGCCTGGATGACCTCGATCTATTTGCTCAGTTGGGAGTACGTACCATGCGCTACCCTGTGCTGTGGGAACGTACCGCACCGGATGGACTAGAATCGGCTAACTGGTCCTGGACAGATGAGCGACTTGGAAGGATGCGCGAACTTGGCATCCGCCCAATTATCGGCTTAGTACACCACGGCAGCGGTCCTCGCCATACCAGCCTCATCGATCCGGCTTTCGCTGAAGGACTAGCTAGCTTCGCTCAGGCGGTTGCCGAGCGCTATCCGTGGGTGGAGAATTATACGCCTGTCAATGAACCATTGACTACCGCACGCTTTAGCGGACTGTATGGTCATTGGTATCCTCATGGTCGTGACGATTTGACCTTTATGCGGGCGTTGCTAACACAATGCCGTGCTACCGTCCTCTCGATGCAGGCAATCCGTAAAGTAAACCCCACGGCGCAACTGGTGCAGACTGAGGATTTGGGTAAGACTTTCAGCACGCCGTTACTAGCCTACCAAGCAGAACTTGAGAACCAGCGCCGTTGGCTGAGCTTCGATCTACTATGCGGTCACGTTAATCGTGACCACCCGCTGTGGGGCTACCTGCTCGCTTCGGGAATCAGTGAGACCGAATTTGAGGTGTTCCTCGATCATCCCTGCCCACCAGACGTGATGGGGATTAACCACTACGTGACGAGCGATCGCTTCCTGGACGAGCGGCTCGAATACTACCCATCCTGGGCACATGGGGGCAATGGGAGGCACAAGTATGCAGACGTAGAGGCAGTACGTGCCCGTGCTGAAGGTCTAGCTGAACCACAACTGCTGCTGAAAGAGGCATGGGAACGTTACGGGATACCGATAGCTATCACCGAGGCACACCTCGGCTCCACCCGCGAGGAGCAACTGCGCTGGTTAAAGGAGAAGTGGGATGCGGCACAGAATCTGCAACACGAGGGCGTGGACCTACGTGCCGTCACAGTCTGGTCTCTGCTTGGTGCCTACGACTGGAATACCCTGGTAACTGCACTCCGAGGTCACTACGAGCCGGGTGTGTTCGACCTGCGATCGCCGCGTCCGCGTCCTACAGCGCTTGCCGGAATGGTACGCGATTTAGCACATGGGAAGATACCCGCTCACCCTGTTCTCGATAGCCCAGGGTGGTGGCGTCGGCCCGAGCGGCTGACGTATGGACCAGTACCTTGGGCAGGGCAAGCAGGGGGAGCAGGGGAAGAACTTACCCCTCGCCCCTCATTGGTGCGCCCAATTTTAATTGCGGGAGCGACAGGGACGCTCGGGAGCGCTTTTGCCCGACTGTGCGAATTTCGGGGTATTTCCTATCAGCTTTTGACACGTAAAGAAATGGACATTGCTAACCCGGCGTCAGTGGATACAGCATTAACCGAGTTACAGCCGTGGGCAGTTATCAATGCCGCTGGGTATGTGCGTGTGGACGATGCTGAGCGCGAAGTGGATGCGTGCCTTCGTGTGAACGCGGATGGTCCGGCAATTCTAGCCGAGAGCTGTGCTCGGCAGGGAGTGGCGCTGCTCACTTTCTCATCGGATCTCGTCTTCGATGGAACTTCACTTTCACCCTATGTAGAGAGCGATACTGTTGCGCCCCTGAATGTGTATGGACGCAGCAAGGCCGAGGCGGAGGAAAGGGTCTTAAAAGCCTGTCCATCGGCGCTTGTGATCCGCACCAGCGCCTTTTTTGGACCATGGGACAACTACAACTTCCTCACAATTGCATTACGCACGCTGGCTGCGGGGCATCCATTCCTTGCTGCTGAAGATGCGACTGTTTCGCCCACCTATGTTCCCGATCTTGTGCATACCAGCCTTGATTTATTAATTGACGGGGAATGCGGTGTGTGGCACCTCGCCAATCCTGGTGCGATCGCTTGGGCTGACCTAGCGTGTTTGGTCGCACAGCAAGCTGGTTTGGACGCGACGCGCGTTTGCCCAGTCCCCACCCATACCCTTGGGCTGGCTGCCCCTCGCCCCTCTTACAGCGTTCTCGGTAGCGAGCGTGGTGTGCTCCTCCCATCCCTGGAAAATGCGATCGCCCGCTACTTCCATGAGTGCGAGTTCGTCGACCAGTAA
- a CDS encoding glycosyltransferase family 1 protein, with product MNNNKKNYRKLEHSTEEKACINSGYISNHVSSPSLHSSNTRFKFLAASSNPPALVCLSHLRWDFVYQRPQHLLTRCAKERPVFFIEEPIFGSYPASRMEISRRESGVWVVVPHLPEGLSAEAVAAAQQLLIDELFAEQEIYQYILWYYTPMAMSFTRHLKPIAVVYDCMDELSLFAGAPPALKKCEAELFKCADLVFTGGQSLYESKVNQHPNVYAFPSSIDRAHFAQARNFTGEPADQADILHPRLGFFGVIDERMDLDLLSGIAQARPDWHLVIIGPVVKIDPAILPRQENIHYLGGKSYQELPTYVAGWNVALLPFAHNESTRFISPTKTPEYLAAGKPVVSTSIRDVVRPYGQLGLVRIADTVTEFVAATEEAMNQNHASNWLAQVDAFLAQTSWDSTWGRMIQLVESAMSDRVGLASGQENGIIAPVQAAKRSAVKRSTSIVASDFVSKD from the coding sequence ATGAATAACAATAAAAAGAACTACCGCAAACTAGAACACAGCACGGAGGAAAAGGCTTGTATTAATAGTGGATATATTAGTAATCACGTTTCATCACCAAGCTTGCACTCTTCTAACACCCGCTTCAAATTTCTTGCAGCCTCTTCAAATCCACCAGCTCTAGTCTGCCTGTCTCATTTGCGTTGGGACTTTGTGTACCAAAGACCTCAACATCTTCTCACCCGCTGTGCCAAAGAGCGACCTGTGTTCTTTATCGAAGAGCCAATTTTTGGGTCTTATCCAGCTAGCCGAATGGAGATCAGCAGGCGGGAAAGTGGGGTCTGGGTTGTAGTGCCGCACTTACCAGAGGGCTTGAGTGCAGAGGCTGTTGCAGCCGCTCAACAACTGCTAATAGATGAACTATTTGCAGAGCAAGAGATTTACCAGTACATCCTGTGGTACTACACGCCGATGGCAATGTCTTTCACCCGCCATCTAAAGCCGATCGCAGTTGTCTACGACTGTATGGATGAGCTGTCGCTGTTCGCCGGAGCACCGCCAGCTTTGAAGAAGTGTGAAGCTGAACTGTTCAAGTGTGCAGACTTAGTATTTACGGGTGGACAGAGCCTTTACGAGAGCAAGGTAAACCAGCACCCAAACGTCTACGCCTTTCCCAGTAGCATTGACAGGGCGCACTTCGCACAGGCAAGAAACTTCACAGGAGAGCCAGCGGATCAAGCAGATATTCTCCATCCCCGTCTTGGGTTTTTTGGAGTGATAGATGAACGGATGGATCTTGACTTGCTCAGTGGCATCGCTCAAGCACGACCCGACTGGCATCTAGTTATTATTGGTCCAGTTGTCAAAATAGATCCAGCTATCCTGCCACGCCAAGAAAACATTCATTATCTAGGGGGCAAATCCTATCAAGAGCTGCCTACCTATGTTGCAGGCTGGAATGTGGCGTTGTTGCCGTTCGCGCATAACGAGTCAACGCGCTTCATTAGCCCCACCAAAACCCCAGAGTACCTCGCGGCTGGTAAGCCTGTCGTGTCTACCTCAATCCGTGACGTTGTTCGTCCCTACGGGCAGTTGGGTTTAGTACGGATTGCAGATACCGTTACCGAGTTTGTAGCAGCAACTGAGGAAGCGATGAATCAAAATCATGCGTCGAATTGGCTTGCTCAGGTGGATGCGTTCCTGGCACAGACTTCTTGGGACTCCACTTGGGGGCGGATGATCCAACTGGTGGAATCTGCAATGAGCGATCGCGTTGGCTTAGCATCTGGGCAGGAGAATGGAATAATTGCCCCAGTTCAAGCTGCCAAACGTTCAGCCGTTAAGCGGTCAACCTCTATAGTTGCCAGCGACTTCGTTTCTAAAGATTAA